A part of Dasypus novemcinctus isolate mDasNov1 chromosome Y unlocalized genomic scaffold, mDasNov1.1.hap2 SUPER_Y_unloc_2, whole genome shotgun sequence genomic DNA contains:
- the LOC139438601 gene encoding testis-specific Y-encoded protein 2-like → MASEAGPGEGPAPQARSEHLVGLASGPLVGESLGPAGERSPQSCRAGPEAQAPAGGKESGEAPVCGEVAFQATEIRGKKDEAEVGKDVVVENILEVAVIVVEEEREEKLAERRKQNRQARPERGPTSTRPSLEQLLALQLDLEPVNAEASRAFFRLKRTLWQRRKKHMDNRKAVIQGIPGFWVKAILNHPQISAMITDQDEDMLNYMTNLEVENTQAKNHCKITFFFRRNPYFQNEVIIKEYDINITGYRASHSTPVQWFRDYGRQASRRRHHNDNLNFFNWFSDHNFAVYNRIAKIINEDLWPNPLQYYPREEGTSTENGEDGALGAFKMEMIEHQSLCQISQGIKSYFRNMKWWQGASPGQERNKELGN, encoded by the exons ATGGCGAGTGAAGCGGGTCCTGGCGAAGGCCCGGCTCCCCAGGCACGCTCAGAACACCTCGTTGGCCTGGCAAGCGGCCCTCTGGTAGGAGAGTCGCTGGGGCCTGCCGGCGAGCGGTCCCCACAGAGCTGCAGGGCAGGGCCGGAGGCACAGGCCCCAGCTGGAGGGAAGGAGTCGGGGGAGGCCCCGGTATGTGGGGAGGTAGCCTTCCAGGCAACCGAGATCCGGGGAAAGAAAGACGAGGCAGAGGTGGGGAAGGATGTGGTAGTGGAGAATATACTGGAGGTGGCGGTTATAGTAGTAGAGGAGGAGCGAGAGGAGAAACTAGCGGAGAGGCGGAAGCAAAACAGGCAGGCACGGCCAGAACGTGGACCCACCAGTACCCGACCCTCCTTGGAGCAGCTGTTAGCCCTTCAGTTAGATCTGGAGCCAGTGAATGCCGAAGCCAGCAGGGCCTTCTTTCGGCTGAAGCGTACCCTGTGGCAGAGGCGCAAAAAACACATGGACAACAGAAAAGCCGTCATCCAGGGTATTCCTGGTTTCTGGGTCAAAGCC ATTCTGAACCATCCCCAGATATCAGCCATGATCACTGACCAAGATGAAGACATGCTTAACTACATGACCAATCTGGAG GTGGAGAACACCCAAGCCAAGAACCACTGCAAGATcacatttttctttaggagaaacCCGTATTTCCAGAATGAAGTAATCATTAAGGAGTATGACATTAACATCACTG GATATAGGGCCTCTCATTCCACTCCAGTCCAGTGGTTCCGGGATTATGGACGCCAGGCCTCCCGTCGCAGGCATCACAATGATAACCTTAACTTCTTCAACTGGTTCTCCGACCACAACTTTGCAGTGTATAACAGAATTGCTAAG ATCATCAATGAGGACCTGTGGCCCAAtcccctgcagtactacccaagGGAGGAAGGGACCAGCACAGAGAACGGAGAGGATGG GGCTCTTGgagcttttaaaatggaaatgatagagCATCAAAGTTTATGTCAAATATCACAAGGCATAAAAAGCTACTTCAGAAACATGAAATGGTGGCAAGGTGCTTCTCCtgggcaggagagaaataaagaactgGGTAATTAA